One region of Drosophila kikkawai strain 14028-0561.14 chromosome 2R, DkikHiC1v2, whole genome shotgun sequence genomic DNA includes:
- the LOC108078373 gene encoding E3 ubiquitin-protein ligase ZNF598, translating to MTLNTAPSRAEKLRVSESPLFILRGTRLHTVFTAISLRPWQQVIFPFPVAALERESERMQNVKTRSGARSSHHRRPRPGAAAGSTESAGVKPETTDYQVGNDDNACVVCFKNVDIYSIGDCDHPVCYECSTRMRVLCQQNECPICRHVLSKVLFTLEKLPYRELEANNRSDFYSKKYRIGFCSAEIQQKFFKLLDHPCPKCDVPPYRTFQGLRNHVRSEHSLHYCDLCVETLKIFTFERRCYTQQELQLHNTKGDPDNRSHRGHPLCEYCKKRYVDRDELFRHLRREHYFCHFCDADGCNEFYNDYADLADHFRQEHFLCEEGKCATVQFVGAFHNEIAYKVHVANVHGKSLNKQQAKQTRTLQLEITLGPRGRSGQTEQGIANMRARNDEHSDYLDELPSTSTQRQVSIDADNEEQFPTLRGASTAPSVSLVRPPPPSMRNLSGTSGLARTKENFPALGGGNGGVVGGGPTGSSLFTRAAQSQHPVAAVFKKPTSGASSAVRAAAPSNGMLLHVSNRPAAGASAASSKKAAPPQMDFPALPGKGNKKNLRNLEEDMLPSGSGMPMTNVSAKHRTLVDDYVSVANPTTFQKLQMVQQEENEAKARQEALKKSAPKLTAAEFPTLGPSASSSASFGRANVSKPVNGSAALNWAKPVSEKKQRELENRKAKVAPAPVLPTTSAKPATKASNNNVAEQQGNKKDKKAKDKKSNQENQPKAPAAAKQKEKNNNNEQKASANGTPSTPVRNPPGLGSGGPLRPPPGFMSNVTVNSVAKLPNNLTFTSSMGETYNIVPSPYTYTDPPDTGFRNQKLVDQFIEILKTPEALNEFRLLSTKFRDGSCTGQAYYEHCQCAMLSSFYKLFPELLAMLPDISKQQELYLVHKQHLNSLSPSQLKSVPSLEVCKVCKQILIAQDLEGHQQVHELKKNFPALGSSASNSQRK from the exons atgACCTTG AATACTGCTCCGTCGCGGGCCGAGAAGTTGCGGGTATCCGAAAGCCCTTTGTTTATTCTGCGGGGAACACGGCTGCACACCGTTTTCACAGCGATTTCACTGCGCCCTTGGCAACAAGTAATTTTCCCCTTTCCCGTCGCTGCgcttgagagagagagtgagagaatGCAGAACGTGAAGACCAGGTCCGGTGCCAGGTCGTCGCACCATCGCCGTCCACGTCCCGGAGCCGCTGCCGGCTCAACGGAGAGTGCCGGGGTCAAGCCGGAGACCACCGACTACCAAGTGGGCAACGACGATAACGCCTGTGTGGTGTGCTTCAAGAACGTGGACATCTACTCCATTGGCGACTGCGACCATCCGGTCTGCTACGAGTGCTCCACACGTATGCGCGTCCTGTGCCAGCAGAACGAGTGTCCCATCTGTCGTCATGTCCTGTCCAAG GTTTTGTTTACGCTGGAGAAGCTGCCCTACCGCGAACTGGAGGCCAACAACCGCTCCGATTTCTACAGCAAGAAGTACCGCATCGGTTTCTGCAGCGCCGAGATTCAGCAGAAGTTCTTCAAGCTCCTCGACCATCCCTGTCCCAA GTGCGATGTGCCGCCGTACCGAACGTTCCAGGGCCTGCGCAACCATGTGCGCAGCGAGCACAGCCTGCACTACTGCGACCTCTGCGTGGAGACGCTGAAGATCTTCACCTTCGAGCGCCGCTGCTACACACAGcaggagctgcagctgcacAACACCAAGGGCGATCCGGACAATCGCTCGCATCGCGGTCATCCACTGTGCGAGTACTGCAAGAAGCGTTATGTGGACAGGGATGAGCTGTTCCGTCATTTGCGCCGCGAGCATTACTTCTGCCACTTCTGCGACGCTGACGGCTGCAATGAGTTCTACAACGATTATGCCGACTTGGCAGATCACTTCCGGCAGGAGCACTTCCTCTGCGAGGAGGGCAAGTGTGCCACGGTGCAGTTTGTGGGCGCCTTCCACAACGAGATTGCGTACAAAGTGCACGTGGCCAACGTGCACGGCAAGTCGCTGAACAAGCAGCAGGCCAAGCAGACTCGCACCCTGCAGCTGGAGATAACCTTGGGACCACGCGGACGCAGCGGTCAGACGGAACAGGGCATAGCCAACATGAGAGCAAG GAACGATGAGCACAGCGATTACCTGGACGAGCTCCCGTCGACAAGCACCCAGCGTCAAGTGAGCATAGATGCCGACAACGAGGAGCAGTTTCCCACTTTGCGAGGTGCCTCCACTGCTCCGAGCGTGTCCTTGGTGAGACCACCGCCGCCCTCGATGCGCAATCTCAGCGGGACCTCGGGACTTGCCCGGACCAAAGAGAACTTCCCAGCCCTGGGTGGTGGAAACGGGGGAGTTGTGGGCGGTGGCCCAACTGGCAGTAGTCTCTTTACCAGAGCCGCCCAGTCCCAGCATCCCGTGGCTGCTGTATTCAAAAAGCCCACCAGTGGAGCCAGTTCAGCTGTCCGAGCTGCAGCGCCAAGCAATGGAATGCTCCTGCACGTGTCCAATCGACCGGCAGCCGGAGCTTCGGCAGCTTCGTCCAAAAAAGCAGCTCCTCCACAAATGGACTTCCCTGCCCTGCCGGGCAAGGGAAACAAGAAGAATCTACGCAACCTGGAGGAGGACATGTTGCCCAGCGGCTCAGGAATGCCCATGACGAATGTCTCGGCCAAGCACCGAACGCTGGTCGATGATTATGTGTCGGTGGCCAACCCGACCACCTTCCAGAAGCTCCAAATGGTACAACAAGAAGAGAACGAGGCAAAGGCTCGTCAGGAGGCCTTGAAGAAGAGTGCTCCCAAACTTACCGCCGCAGAGTTTCCCACCCTGGGACCGAGTGCAAGCTCCAGTGCTAGTTTTGGCAGGGCAAATGTCTCGAAGCCTGTTAATGGATCTGCTGCCTTGAACTGGGCCAAGCCGGTGTCCGAGAAGAAGCAGCGTGAGCTGGAAAATCGCAAGGCTAAGGTGGCCCCGGCTCCTGTCCTGCCCACGACCTCTGCCAAGCCGGCAACCAAGGCGAGCAATAACAATGTGGCCGAACAGCAGGGCaataaaaaagataaaaaggCAAAGGATAAAAAGAGCAACCAGGAAAATCAACCCAAGGCGCCGGCGGCGGCCaaacaaaaagagaagaaCAATAACAACGAACAAAAAGCATCTGCCAATGGTACCCCATCGACGCCGGTACGTAATCCACCTGGCTTGGGTTCCGGCGGACCACTGAGACCACCGCCTGGATTCATGTCCAATGTGACTGTCAACTCGGTGGCCAAGCTGCCCAACAACCTGACGTTCACCAGCTCGATGGGTGAGACCTACAACATTGTGCCTAGCCCCTACACGTACACTGATCCACCAGATACTGGCTTCAGGAATCAG AAATTGGTGGACCAGTTTATTGAAATACTCAAAACACCAGAGGCTCTTAACGAATTTCGCCTGCTCTCGACCAAATTCCGGGATGGCTCCTGCACAGGTCAGGCGTACTATGAGCACTGCCAGTGCGCCATGCTGAGCTCGTTCTACAAGCTCTTCCCCGAGCTCTTGGCCATGCTGCCCGACATAAGCAAGCAACAG gaGCTTTATCTAGTGCACAAGCAGCATCTGAACAGCTTATCGCCATCGCAGCTCAAGTCCGTGCCCAGCCTGGAGGTTTGCAAGGTCTGCAAGCAGATTCTCATCGCACAAGATTTGGAAGGCCATCAGCAAGTGCACGAGCTAAAAAAGAACTTTCCCGCGCTCGGGAGCTCAGCTTCCAATTCGCAGCGCAAGTAA
- the Cpr47Ee gene encoding uncharacterized protein Cpr47Ee has translation MSRARSPRFRQIRWLILWLSITISISQAQLPGTGFQGQRPQVPPLQQANPFQRRQPNPVQGQGLFPAQRNPLNPLGNPLASPLTGAGLQNPYTRYNQYQQQNYVPITAYQNELNLDGSFSYGYSSADGTTAQAQGYVKNLGYGEGVEAQVIQGSYSYTSPEGTPITVRYIADENGFRAEGTGIPATPQYFLGAQPYQQAGGVINPNLNPYQTPFRQLPPPLPNAPFRPQIPGQGQQPLNPLQQQQQQQQRNFQQQQNSGQYQPDQPFNQLHSGNLAGQYAGQYGQPGQQFGSNLTAQQAQQQQQQQNLNQQQQQNLNQQQNLNQQQKDQQNEQQQQALITQQLRGRPNNLVDPYGYNQYGRRFKKSPRTPKA, from the exons ATGTCTAGGGCCCGCTCCCCGCGATTCCGCCAGATCCGCTGGCTCATCCTCTGGCTATCCATAACCATATCCATTAGTCAGGCTCAGCTGCCGGGAACTGGTTTCCAGGGACAACGGCCGCAGGTTCCACCGCTGCAGCAGGCCAATCCATTCCAGCGCCGCCAACCCAATCCAGTGCAGGGTCAAGGATTATTTCCGGCACAGAGGAATCCTTTAAATCCACTCGGGAATCCTTTGGCTTCGCCATTAACTGGAGCCGGACTGCAGAATCCCTACACGCGCTACAATCAGTATCAGCAACAGAACTATGTACCCATCACGGCCTACCAGAACGAACTCAATCTGGATGGGAGCTTCTCCTACGGTTACTCATCCGCCGATGGAACCACTGCCCAGGCCCAGGGATATGTCAAGAACTTGGGATACGGCGAAGGGGTAGAGGCACAG GTCATCCAGGGCTCTTATTCTTACACCTCGCCGGAAGGCACTCCCATCACCGTCCGTTACATTGCCGACGAGAATGGATTCCGCGCAGAAGGCACCGGAATACCAGCCACTCCTCAGTACTTTCTAGGCGCCCAGCCTTATCAACAGGCCGGTGGTGTCATCAATCCCAATCTGAATCCATATCAGACGCCCTTCCGCCAACTGCCGCCTCCGCTGCCCAACGCTCCCTTTCGTCCCCAGATCCCAGGCCAGGGGCAGCAGCCTCTGAACCcgctgcagcaacagcagcagcagcagcaacgtaacttccagcagcaacagaacTCCGGGCAATATCAGCCCGATCAGCCTTTCAACCAGTTGCATTCCGGCAATTTGGCCGGACAGTACGCCGGACAATATGGCCAGCCGGGACAGCAATTTGGTAGCAATCTCACGGCTCAGcaagcgcagcagcagcaacagcagcaaaaccttaaccagcagcagcagcagaatctAAACCAGCAGCAGAATCTTAACCAGCAACAGAAGGATCAGCAgaatgagcagcagcagcaggcactgATCACCCAGCAACTGAGGGGCAGGCCCAACAACCTGGTGGATCCCTATGGCTACAACCAGTATGGCAGGCGCTTCAAGAAGTCCCCAAGGACACCGAAGGCATAA
- the Cpr47Ec gene encoding endocuticle structural glycoprotein SgAbd-1: MYKFLPLFVLAVLVISSHALPVDSESSVEPETTKDNEGSFDTVYESRVEPKQRVLPREPNQSESTPVAIVKSETNKHNDGSYDSVYESADGTVRQEDAAIVDAGTDEEALEVKGSYKYINDLGETVEVFYTAGKNGFVPYGSIINPEITAVAEAAKDLPKAEKFEKVEKFQKVEKFAKVEKFEKVEQAEEA; encoded by the exons ATGTACAAGTTC CTTCCCCTTTTCGTTCTGGCCGTGCTGGTCATCTCTAGTCATGCTCTACCCGTGGATAGCGAATCCTCGGTAGAGCCGGAGACTACCAAGGACAACGAGGGATCCTTTGACACCGTCTACGAGAGCAGAGTTGAACCCAAGCAGCGTGTTCTACCCAGGGAGCCCAACCAAAGCGAATCCACACCAGTGGCCATCGTGAAATCAGAGACCAACAAGCACAACGATGGATCCTACGACTCCGTCTACGAGAGCGCAGATGGAACCGTGCGGCAAGAGGACGCCGCTATAGTTGATGCGGGCACCGATGAAGAGGCCCTGGAGGTGAAAGGATCCTACAAGTACATCAATGATCTGGGTGAGACTGTGGAGGTCTTCTACACGGCGGGAAAGAACGGATTTGTGCCATATGGCTCCATCATCAATCCGGAGATCACAGCTGTGGCCGAGGCAGCCAAGGATCTGCCAAAGGCGGAAAAGTTCGAGAAGGTCGAAAAGTTCCAAAAGGTGGAAAAGTTCGCTAAGGTTGAAAAGTTCGAGAAGGTTGAGCAGGCGGAGGAGGCTTGA
- the Cpr47Ed gene encoding endocuticle structural protein SgAbd-6 produces MFALLLILTGCCHLWSWTAESAAISGPVPVPILKSVAEQQSDGSYFFNYQAADGSYREEVGIVRRSDSKADADDDNDELEVSGIYHYIDDYGQTVEVSYTADKNGFLSHVRRIPINKAIH; encoded by the exons ATGTTCGCATTG CTATTGATCTTGACGGGGTGCTGCCACCTGTGGAGCTGGACGGCTGAGAGTGCCGCCATTAGTGgtccagtgccagtgccaatCCTCAAATCTGTGGCCGAGCAGCAGAGCGATGGCTCGTACTTCTTCAACTACCAGGCAGCCGATGGCAGTTATCGCGAGGAGGTTGGCATTGTGAGGAGATCCGATTCGAAGGCAGATGCTGATGACGATAATGACGAGCTGGAGGTGTCCGGTATTTATCACTACATCGACGACTATGGACAGACGGTGGAAGTGAGCTACACGGCCGACAAGAATGGCTTTTTGTCCCATGTCAGGCGAATTCCCATAAATAAAGCCATCCATTGA
- the uri gene encoding unconventional prefoldin RPB5 interactor-like protein, protein MNRQREDILRQAIDKNAYHTERWQAFKSDNESTIRNLDLFSQKLSVDIMVPIGKKALMPGELIHTNELLVGHYEGYFSACSAHKAKEICRHRIKLAEESLKQLETEADLWQNKLKTPLEEGAVPSGDQVEIVEDFNEESHNKWMAEHKERVRQQKQEERLKRQAEPQKGDNEVLKKLEEREMMEELGLDPDDINEDMLEDLLNGEKEPTRPTEKPIPQTLTDDQESQLWEKLEAQEQNETEELSSEAEESLKSTDNLVRQLMSGEMDTPLPKKRVGGEKQTTEGEDDNEDDDEEVTQVEEVKTIREQISLLPSEERQAFLRDQLNILKAKMRRIQKANFISDELIHLMNVVVVLEDDLQDMIFEQELEDSGEDGEPDETVEETHKVPEDSEETVANELPKAEIKAVSEIVPENGTKTRRISFALSDEKLEFRREDTVAEMLPNARKNSRDVIKLDEPLTTQPASEKKPNPSKSTNEDILQKVQRNIEFVKENQSVQDFDLLNQILEASTGRINTLHISFKHSDALPSTHKSDDQEEGGADTPGNPADFYKKYEKDLAQVNQSSFPIYVNGFEGEEEVKVPIMSEAARGSAYEDPRSEFSKPIASQGGESTDSESTTKSILRNKSAVEMEPRVNFNQQAKKGKKGRKQRKKERTLDDDLRDMSAYQKVMHDLVEKEEPTAPEPLPKGKFIDAHTPKKRVSRFKEQRAALSKT, encoded by the exons atgaaCCGGCAGCGTGAGGATATTCTGCGGCAg GCGATCGACAAAAATGCCTACCATACAGAGCGCTGGCAGGCCTTCAAGAGTGACAACGAAAGCACCATCCGAAACCTGGACTTGTTCTCCCAGAAACTGAGCGTGGACATCATGGTTCCCATCGGCAAGAAGGCACTAATGCCCGGCGAGCTGATCCACACCAACGAGCTGCTGGTGGGCCACTACGAGGGCTACTTCTCGGCCTGCTCCGCCCACAAGGCCAAGGAAATATGTCGCCATCGCATAAAACTCGCCGAGGAAAGCCTGAAACAGCTGGAAACCGAAGCTGATCTCTGGCA AAACAAACTCAAGACCCCGCTCGAGGAGGGTGCTGTTCCCAGTGGCGATCAGGTGGAGATTGTGGAAGATTTCAACGAGGAGTCACATAACAAGTGGATGGCGGAGCATAAAGAGCGGGTGCGTCAACAGAAGCAAGAGGAGCGCCTGAAACGTCAGGCGGAACCCCAGAAAGGGGACAACGAAGTGCTCAAGAAGCTGGAAGAGCGCGAGATGATGGAGGAACTGGGTCTGGACCCCGACGATATTAACGAAGATATGCTCGAAGACCTGCTGAACGGGGAGAAAGAACCCACGAGACCCACAGAGAAGCCCATCCCCCAAACCCTAACCGATGATCAGGAATCGCAGCTCTGGGAGAAGCTGGAAGCCCAAGAGCAAAACGAAACTGAAGAACTCAGTTCCGAAGCAGAAGAGAGCCTGAAAAGCACAGATAATCTAGTTCGTCAACTAATGTCCGGTGAAATGGACACACCATTGCCAAAAAAACGCGTTGGTGGTGAAAAACAAACCACAGAAGGGGAAGATGATaatgaagatgatgatgaagaaGTGACCCAAGTGGAGGAGGTAAAGACTATAAGAGAGCAAATCTCTCTGCTGCCCAGCGAAGAGCGGCAAGCGTTTCTCAGAGACCAACTTAATATCCTAAAGGCCAAGATGCGCAGGATACAAAAGGCCAACTTTATCAGCGACGAACTGATTCACTTGATGAATgttgtggtggtgctggaggaCGATCTTCAGGACATGATATTCGAGCAGGAACTGGAGGACAGCGGGGAAGATGGGGAACCAGACGAAACGGTTGAAGAGACTCATAAAGTACCTGAAGACAGCGAGGAAACTGTGGCTAACGAGCTTCCGAAAGCAGAAATTAAAGCTGTGTCTGAAATAGTACCTGAAAATGGCACCAAGACCCGTCGCATATCTTTTGCCCTTTCGGATGAAAAGCTGGAGTTCCGGCGCGAGGATACCGTAGCTGAAATGCTGCCCAATGCCAGGAAAAACTCCAGGGATGTCATAAAGCTAGATGAGCCCTTGACTACCCAACCCGCCTCCGAAAAGAAGCCAAATCCATCAAAATCAACTAATGAAGATATCCTGCAAAAGGTGCAAAGAAATATCGAGTTTGTCAAGGAGAATCAGAGTGTACAGGACTTTGATTTGCTCAATCAGATTCTGGAGGCATCAACCGGAAGGATTAACACTTTACACATTAGTTTCAAACATTCCGATGCACTGCCTTCTACACACAAAAGTGATGATCAGGAGGAGGGTGGTGCCGACACACCTGGAAACCCCGCGGATTTCTATAAGAAATACGAAAAGGATTTGGCCCAAGTGAATCAATCGTCGTTTCCCATTTATGTAAACGGCTTCGAGGGCGAGGAAGAGGTTAAAGTGCCCATAATGAGCGAGGCTGCCCGCGGGTCAGCCTACGAGGATCCAAGAAGTGAG TTCTCTAAGCCAATTGCTTCACAGGGAGGTGAATCCACCGACTCCGAGTCCACCACCAAGTCCATACTCCGAAATAAATCAGCTGTGGAAATGGAGCCTCGTGTCAACTTCAACCAGCAGGCAAAAAAGGGCAAGAAGGGCCGAAAGCAGCGAAAGAAGGAGCGCACCTTGGACGACGACCTGCGGGACATGAGCGCCTATCAAAAGGTCATGCACGATCTGGTCGAGAAGGAGGAGCCCACGGCCCCGGAGCCCCTGCCCAAGGGCAAGTTCATTGACGCGCACACGCCCAAGAAGCGGGTCAGCCGCTTCAAGGAGCAGCGAGCGGCGCTCAGCAAGACTTAG